The following is a genomic window from Elaeis guineensis isolate ETL-2024a chromosome 10, EG11, whole genome shotgun sequence.
CCATCGGAGTTGTTATAAAGTAATCCAATCAGAGTTGAACATCTTTTTAGTTTAGTCGAACAATTTTCATGGGGAGTCCATTCCATTATGTGGTTCCCAATGATTTACCTTTTATATTTTGTCTTTAGAGGTACAGACATTGTTCCAGGtttatttttggcttggcacagggTGGAGAAGACAATAGGAACTTGCTTTCGCTCAATCCAGATTTTTTAAGTTTATTgcaagataaaaattatttgatattgtaATAACTTATTAATTTTAGTAATTGCTTGCATGTGAGTATGCCTATACATAGACATATACATATAGACATATGTATTTTTGTATATTTGCATGGATGTATAGATTGGGTCATCCAGGGTCATGGTTACCCCACTCCTTAACCCTGCCTAGTTAACTTCCTAATAATTTGGAacatcaaaataaatctaattatattttcagCTCTAACCAAAATGAtccaatcaagaagaaagaaaattttcatcaatcCATTCAACTCGAATCTTATAAAGGAAAATTAGCAGAATAGAGAGAATTGTgaaaatatctattagatctcatTTTTTATTATCGATTGAAATTGAGGTACATATTCTCTATTTACAATAGCTAGATCTGTCCTTATACACTTCAGATTGGATTTCTTTATTTTATTCTCGTACGGCTCTTTATCTAAAATAGATAGATATAgtaaaattaatctaaaaaaaatcaaaaatcttcaAGAGGTAGATTTTGAAGTCTATATTGGCTTTACCTGCTACCGCTTCACTAATTTTTTCTTAGATTGAAAGTCACATTCGGTCAAAATcttatttgaaaagaaaatttttggttTGATCAGCTTATTTCGAACCATAAATGATGAAATTTGGGCCTAATCATAAGGAGAGGTGTCACTATATAGATCTCAAGAAACTGTcagaatggaaaaaaaaatcatcgaaACCAGACGTCTTATAACTAGGTTATGATCTTCAAAAGTTTGACTTGCGACTTGATTTTCTGATGCGGTAGATCTTGCTTTTTAATCCTATCCAGTATACTTATAGTAGCCAAAGTGATTCATATTTTATTCAGTTAATCTTGAAtcacaaaataattaaaaatgataatttaacttttttttttaaaataggcCCAAACTCATGTGCAGTATTTGCAAGTTTGAGTCAGTGAGCtggaaacaaaacaaaacaaaacttaTTTATTTGTTTGCTTTGGGCATAAAATGAAATTGAGTTGGTTTTGATTCTGACGTCCTTAGTATTTATGTTTGTTCATTTTTAGATTTTTGGATTAGATAATATATAATACATTAATTATATATAGTTGTTTATTATATAAACATAACAAATTATTACTTGTTCATTTATAGTTTTAATGGATTATTATTTTGgaataagatattgattttttatTGATACAGTACAAGTCCACTAGTAGGATTTTGATTAATTACATCATTGCCAAGTTTTGTAAAAGCTAACCAATCCAAAGATTTTTGACAgtcttttttttagattttctaTCGGGGATAATATCATGTTTTATTATAGTTGAATAATTCTAgcatatttatttattatgatttctgtttcaaataaaattttgtgCCTACAAATTTatcttgatctaaaattattaaatgaaaTATTAGATTTCTCGTTATATCTTTTTGTGATGCGGCTAAAGAACGAGCATCTGATTTTATTCTTCTTATGGTAGTTATTTTAAATACAATTTTATCTCAAGTTTCtttatttgatctaaaagatgatTGTCTCATTGAAGTCACCGAGATGCCAAAAGTGCCCTCCTTGGGTGCTTATGCTATTTTTCACCATCTCATGTTTTTTGGTTGATTTAAAAGAGATTTCCCATAAGAACACCCCTTCCTTCTCATAGGATTTTTCACTCTAAAAGATGACCATCCGGTTGAGATTGCCTCATGCTAAGATCACCTTTCTTGGGTGCCCATAACAAAAAAAATTGCCCGTTTATCTACTTGCAAGGAATCATGACAAAAAAATCACCTTACTAAGGACATTCATATGCCCTAGTTTCTTAGGTTTTAGGCATTTTAAGAGATCCATTCTAGAAAAATTCCTGCACCCACTTTCTTTCTACAAAAGCCGCATATCTTGCTGCGAGAAAAAGTCTTAAAAAAGGCTATCCTTCCCTAATACATCTTCAACTAGGAGGAGATCTCTTTTCCATCTCCTTTGAATCCCGTTTTCAATCGAGAGAGATGAAGTTCTCCACCATAACCATTGAGAATTTCAAGATTTCGTTAGAAGATCAATTGCTTGATAGATAAAGATCAATTAGTACTCCTTTTTgaactttaatatttttttctttataaaaaatttctttttgatgTTTTGAATCTTATAAAAGTTTTCTTTATAGGAGCAAGAGAGTGCAACGCTGCTGGTCTCTGTAAAATTTTCTATTCATTCTAAGTACAATATCTATCTTTAGCGTAAGGTGGTAGGCCTTTTTTGTACATAAGAATTTAGTTGTATCTCTTATACAAATGACGCGGGGCTGGCTATTCATCTTGCATATGCTTTTATATATCTTGTTCATACTGGTCCGACTGAAGTAATGAGTGAAACTAATTCAATCATGCTGGCTAAAATTGGATAGCAGTTTTTCTAATCCTttcatttaaaacaaaaaaaaaaaaaaaagaaaggtgcTTCAAACATTTGTTTTCTTGACTACTTTGTGTCTATTGATTATATAACAACAGAATGTTTGATAGCAtttctaccttttttttttttttttccctaatcCTTCCCATTCATGGAATGTTTGAATGTTCTGTCCACCGTTGTAGTAATTCCCTTTGTGTTCTATATCCGACTCTTCCTAACCACTGTAAATTGTTACTTCCTTTAATAAAAGATAGGTGGCTATCTCATCTAGCctccttttcatcaaaaaaaaaaagaagaaaaaacagaTTATGTAATAGCAGAATAATAGATTGGACCAACTGGTAACATGCAAACATATAGAAATGTGGCTGCCAAAAGTTCAACTAGTTTATATGCTTATACCCTATTATATATGTTAAATACCATGTTCTCAGATAGAGAGCATGAAAAGTTTTTGGATTTTAAAATGTCATGTTTTCTGATGCAACTCTTTTTTCTAAAAACTAAAGCTATGACAGAgccatatttcaaaaattattaattatgtaTTATGGACACAATTAATGATCTCTGATCCTTCATCTTTGTTGGATCTTATTGCTGCAGGTTTCCGGCTTGGGTCGGATTGACTGGAGTTGAGCGGCGATCAGCAAGAAGTTAGCgatcaaatttataaaataagtttctaatCGGAGTTGGTTTCAGCGGAGACCCTCTAATGCTCAAGTCAAAAATTTACAGAACAGATGAAAAGAGATATACGAAAGAGAAAAAATTACGTGTCTTGGAGGTCCCTTGattttctctatttatagatcaaAATGAGagccgtaaaaaaaaaaaaagttggaggCCATCTCGACTCCTTTGAATGTGTCGTTCTGAGATTTTCGGCTTGATTTTTCAGGATTAGACAGTTGTGATTGGCTTATCCAGCTTTTGGCCAACTGCTCCCAGTGGTTGCGTGATTTGAAAAGAGTGTGTGGGAGTCTGCTGTCAATCTTTCCGAATATAACGATCAAAGCGGAAGTCAGAGGAAGTGTGGATCGACGGCTTGCCACGCATATTATTAGAGATGAGGATAAACAGCAGGTGCACAGGTCGACAGCCATCATGAGGATCAATGTTTGAAGCCTGGATCAGTGTCCAATGCATGAAGGATGTTGACGATAAGAATCAATGGTTGATGCGCAAATCGGCGACCGATGTACGGATCCATGGCCGACCCTTGGGTCGCCATGACCAAGGTTTTCAGTGTCTTCGATTCGGGCATCAAATTTTCTTCCCTCAACTGCCAACCAGCCGGCTTCAACGACTTGGCCTACCATCTTTTCTTCAGTATCAGCAATCTTTTCTTGGGCCGCCtagtgttttttctttttttacgtGGTCTCAGCCACTGCTTTTATTGCCTTGGCCACCGCTTTTGACACCTCGGTCACTGCTTGTGCTgccttaatttttttctcaacttAGATGGCTGTCGCATGGCATAGTCAAATGGACTGATATCATATTCCCAGAAGGCGCATTTATGAGCATATTTCCAAAGATGCGTGTGATGcttcaaatctgatcaaatctttaaTAATTGCTATCTGACGTCTCTTCACAAATCTTATCAACTTCCTGATGCGATGATTTAGCTTGTCCAAAAGTTGTAGATGTGCCATTTTGCCTAAGGGACGAAGAGGCGACACTTGTCTTCGATGAACTTAATCTAATCATACTCCCTATGCCCGATCCTATTCTGATTAGAACTTGCGAGTAGAGAGAATATGTTATGGGAAGAAAATTTGGTGTCCAAATTGAAAACACTAGCAAACATTGGTCACGGCCCACTCAAGAGTCGGCCATGGATCTGTGCATTGGTTGCTGACCTGCACATCGACCATCGACCTTTATCATCAACATCCTCCATGTATCGGACATCAATCCAGGCTTCAGACATTGATCTTCACCATGGCTCCCGATCCGTGCATTTGCTGCCGACCCCCATCTTTAGCAGTACGCATGGCAAGCTGCCGAATCACACTCCCTTCAACTCTTATTTTGACCATCATATTCGAAAAGGTTGAAAGGAGACTCCCATGCACTCTCTTCAAATCATGCACTCTCTTCAAATCATGCAATCGCTAGGAGCAATTGGCCAAGGTTAGGATAAGGCAACCATAACTGTCTAATCTCGaaaaatcaaattgaaaatcTCAGAACGACGTATTTGAAGAAGTCGGAATggcttctaatttttttcttttacggTTCCCATCtcgatctataaatagagataattAAGGGACCTCCAaggtatatataatttttttctctcgtTTGCTCCTTCTCATCTGTTCTATAAATTTCTGACTTGAATGTCAGAGGATCCTGTTGAAGCCAACCTCGATCAAAGACTTATTTTACAGGCTTGATCATCAATTTCTTGCTGATCACCATCCAACTTCCGCCAATTCAGCCTAAGTCAGAAATTTACAGCAACAAATCTCATGATAAAAGAGGCCGTCAACCTGAAACTGTTGAGACAAGCTTTATATACATCAAATAGAGAGAGTGAAGACATCTTGCCTTTTAAACTATTTATCATTTTTTAAGAGGCTGATTTGTTGATTTAGGTCCAGCAAAATTAGATGCACATATATGCATTCCAAATCCCAGAACAAGCGGTATGTAAAGgtacaataataattttaaagacaatTATCATTttgtttagtaaaatattttgGTGCCGATTGACCATTTTGTTGTAGTGTTATTGCTTCATTTGACTATGAGGACatgtttctctctctccctctgccaATAACTGATCATTGCCCCGGATAGGTAGTGTTTTCCTAGTTCTTCCTCTTTTGGACCAAGCATTGGCCGTATTCTTTCACATGTAGTTCCAGTATCAAGATTAACAAGCACAACAACTAGGATTCCTATCATAGTGCATAAAATAGTTACAATGGTCGGATGTAGACGCCCTGTATCACTGTGTTCTATACAGTTGCACCCCATTATATTGCCTCAAAATTGCTTGTTCAATGGCAACATTAGCATAAAATAGTGTATCATTTTTTGCCCGTGTTTAATATATACATGCGTTAGAGATTTTCAAACATACGATTTCTTCCTCCTACCAAGTTTTAAAGGAGTAGATCAAACTCATCAATGTAGatcttgaatttgaatggcctacAATGGGTTCTAGAATTGTCAAATCCTTGCCAACGATTTAATATTTAGTCTGCATCTGTGCTGCGCAATTCTGTGATCTTACTTTACACCTGTCAATCATTCAATTGTTGTTAATAAGAGTGTCCACTAAATTGGCCTTATGGCTATAAATGGAACTTACTCTAAAAGGGAACAACAAGACTTGACCCTCTTGTACCTCTCAATATGTGTTTGATTTGAACTTAAAACCAAAAAGATGAGGTTGGTCATACTTGAGAGGATCGAATCGTGCAAGGAAACctcaagagaaaaaggaagaggccGTAGGAGATACGTGACTAtatccttctttctttctcccttttcttttattttactgTTGTTATCTTAAAAATAGATCATGGGACTCGGGTTGTATATGGCACATTGAGGACTTGATCACCATATGCTTTTGCTAAGTTTGATCAGTAAAACTATATTTTCTGTACATATATGATAATTATTGTAACAATTCAGGATCTCATTCAAACAGATTAGtcagaagatattatttagattctgTCCCTGTTTAAATATGCAAGATCTTCTCAGTGAATAACTGATATAGGATTAAATACACGCTCACAAAGATCCTCATATACTCTTCTCATTTAAGTCCTGACGTTCTTGCTAGACTAAAGATCTAGATCCATACATCCATACATAAACATCACGATTGGCTTGTGGTTAGCCTCAATAAACTCATACTGCAGTATCCTTTAATTCACATAGATTATGGGTTGGGTTAGTCTGATACTATTTGTAACAATTTATGATCTCACTCAAATAGATTAGTTGGAAggtattatttggatttcttaGTCCTGTATGAATATTTAAGATCTTTTCAGTGAATAACTAATGTGAAACTAAAAATACCTCCATATGGATCCTTACAGTCATGTGGTTGCTTGTACCGAGCTACATCGCCAATCATCCATGATCCTATGGCCAAACTGGGCTTCACCTTATTATTCCTTGGAAATGATGCTTGTTATATGGCACTGCCCGATTCATACCAACCAACCGTGCATGCGTAAAAGCAACCTTCAATAATGTGCCAACAAGTTGCATGGTCACTCGAACCATTACACTTAAACCGTTTCATTGCTTGCGAACATCTCTTGCAGATTTTTCCAAATTATTGTTGTCTCCAATTAAATTGAAGCAACAATTTTTATTTATGCTGATTATATGATTAGCTACCATAATATTGATTCAATGGCACATATAAGGTGGACATGTCACTCTAAAAAGCTAATTGCTGATCAATTGAATCATACAAATTTGATAGTACTGGCTACTTTCAACATACATAAAATTTTGTTCGCGCAATATTTGACCAGTAACTTTGAGCATCCGAAAGAAGCACAAATAAAATTCTATTTTCCAAATATTTTAgcttgatcaaatggttgatctgGAAGTCATGGGGCCTTTGCAATTTGGACTTTAAATCTGAGTCTTGGTGCATCTGTGAATGCTTGATGGATTCCTTTACCATGGCACCACTTTTAAAAGCCTAATGGCAATCCTTAACAAGACTTTGAAAAGGATCTGTCAAACTTCTTTTTCTGAATTATTTTATCTATTGAATGGGGAAACCTTCATTTGATTTCTATTGTTTCCCAAGCCACCGAAGGCGTGCAATTACAAATTGCATACCTGCAAGGATTGGTCGGACAAGACCAGTTTTGAACTAAAGTACGCAGGTACTACCCACTtccatttaaaaattaaaaattaaagaataaaaagataattttagaacAAAAGACTGCGATCATAATCTTCTGCTAGCGCAATGGCTACTGTAGATGGCCATCTTTTAGCTGTTGAGATTGCTTGTAAAGATCATTAGAATTGCGAAACCACCGGCAAcagctttttcattttttttattttctcctttTCCAGCGCTGAACCATTACCAATCCTCAACCCTTCGTAGCCTTCCTCTCtcctttcatcttcctttctGATGGTTGCTATGCCACCATAGCCAAGCGCTACCATCTTGGCATGGCCAAAAGCTCTTATTATCCCACTCTTCTTCCTACTGAAAACCACCATTTACGATTGAGATCCGCTGCCTTCACCACTTGCTAGTGAGCACCTCATCTTTTTCATGGCTCCTTTGGCTAAGAGAGTTGCCATCGAGGAAACTAGGGTTGCTATCTCTTTCTCCCTTGCTCTATTTTCTCTATGCATGCAGCTAGGGCACTTGCAAGGCAGAGGATGCAACCATCTCTCCAAGAGCCTAGGCCACCCTACCCCTCTTACTCTCTTTCTTTGATTTTCAGCCAATCCGAATCTTTTTTGGTTGGCCTTGTTATTTTAATCGTTTTCTATTCTTGCCGGTCGCTACCATGATGGCCGCCATCTCTTCTGGCTCTCTAGCCTCATCATCATCCCCCGACAAAGTTGCCATGAACCACCCCTAGCCTCTCTtcttgcctctcttcctctttcttatgtagctccttccttttcttctatttcttcttctttttttctatctaTATTTCACATAATCCTTGTTCATGAATTAGATCAATATAATCTCTCGACTGAACCTAGACCAAGTATCTCTCTCCTTCTATTGGTTGGTTAACCTAAACCAAATAGATTAGGTccttaattggattcaaattgtgTCTCTCTATCCTTCCCCTCTTGGTCAACGTAGAATAAGTCCAATTTCCTCCATTTTGTTTAATTAATTACTTTTAGTtaccaattagatttaatcccaATTCTTAATCTAATCAGGTGGAAGCCAAGATTCTTAATAGTTAAGGGGTGTGATTAAAATCAGCCCCTTCATATTCTGGTAATCATGAAACTCCTTCGGTGTTAGGTTGTAATTAATGATCAGATGTAAGAGATGATCGAGACCTTTAGATATTAGGCTAGGTTTAGTGGTGTAAATGTAGATTGGAACCTAACCCTAGAGTAAAGTCACCGGTTCACAAATCTAGGAGCATCACTTATGTTAAAAAAACACCATGTTGTGGAGCCTAAGAAGGCCACGCAACTCAATGGGACAATATATGATAATATCCAACAAAATCTAATTAGCcactaaaattattttaggtttttggcaattaatcctcttattgggtgaatttgagatattttaaagaaaaatggTAAGCTACCTTTACCCACAATATTTTATCATGCACACAGTGTGATTTATAATTGTTATTTCCAATTTAAATTGTGGACTTAACTATGCATATCTTATGTATTGTATATGCCCtacataaacatgatttttaaaaaatattgactCAAGTACTACAAGAATTACTTCAgcatgaattgaattttattaCATTGGTAAATATATTGGTTTAAGTATATTGCACTTTGCTTTAGCGATGATCACATGAGTTGAGGATCTGATCTTTTTTCAAACCTCAAATTGGGCGATCATTAGCACATATCAATCAATGGTGTGCTAACTAGtttttttcagatctaagcaATCAAGACTGAAAACTAACATATGcaagatgaaattatatttttctatatgatttaaaagttaatttttttgtaGACTTTCGGTGAGTCGATCACTTGTTCATGCCTATGGATAGCATGTTGCAGTCAAGATTTAGTTTCTTCGAAGTTTGTCATGGACTGATCATACTTGTAGTTGTAAGGAGTAAGAGAGTGAGAGCGAATGATCCAACTATATTGATTTAGgaatttattttaatcaaatgcattggatattttgaaatctatatttataGATATACTCAATATTATCCGTTCATTCGCATGCTTTTACTTATAATTAAAAATCTTGTACCCTGAAAAATTATATGTTTTATATAATATGCCTCATCCAATTAGAAGTCCAGGTAACTTATTATTATTAGAGATACCCAAGTGCCCATCGGTGGGCAGGACCCGAGTCCAACCGGAAGGGACGGCCAGGCCAGCGGAGAAATCCACCGCCTGTCACCCACTCCCCCAGCACTCGCCACGTGATCCTGGGGACTCCCCACGTGATCCTGGGGTCTCACCACCCACTCGGTGCTCCCCGATCCAGCCCTCGGCACGTGTAGCTGGCCCTCCATAAGACGGCCCCTTATAGCTCAGCCACCGACCGGGCACGTGGCGACCTCTATATGGATGATACAGCACACGCGTCGTTAAAGTAATAGCACAAATCGGTATTCCCTGAGGAGGGTCGAATGATACTCTCGGCACTTGGACACAGGTGGACCTCGAACGGACCCCACACGGAAGCCGATCTCAGCCACCCAAGCAGTCTGACAGTTCTCATGGATGGGCCCAAGCTTTTATCCACCAAATGACGATCAGACGGTTATGAAAACAAGGGCACCATCGTAATTCCAGCCAGCTTCCGGACGACCACAAAGTGCTGGACTCGGACTGCGACATGATGCGAAAATGGGACAGCATATGCATGATATCAGCCCGCTTTTCATTTCGTGTCCACGAATACTTACGCAACATCTATCGTCAACAGAGAAGCTCTCACCAACCACATCCTTCCTGTTGAACCCACATTTACACCCTCACATCCTTGTCTTTGAACCTATGGTTGCACCCCCTCAATAATATGTGGGGCTCACGAAGGCGTATAAATTATGGAGACGAAAGAAGGTGGATGttaaacacataatgattaaaccAGTGGGTCCCGGAAGGATTGAGCAAATAGTAGAGTGGCACGTGGAGATCAAATGGGCTGGAAACCGCTTCGATCATTTCCGCTCCGTATGGCGTCGGTTTCCCGGGCTGAGCTGTAAGGCAAGGACAAAGAGGACCGAGACGTGTCGCCACCTCCCTTCCGAAGGCCAACGGATCCCGCCCGCTCTCAACTCCGCCTGCATAAAACGCGCCCATCCCCGTTCCGGATGGTTCCAAGAATCTCAAATTGTCGGCAGAAAAACCACCATTCGTTTCTTTTCACGGGGGGATAAAGAGGTCGAGTGGGCGCTCGGGTGGCGAAGGAAGGGAGGCGGCGGAATCGGGGGAGGGGATCATGAGGAAAACGGGGTCGGACGGGGGATCGGCGGCTGGGGAGGAGGAGGCGGGAAGGGAGGTGGAGTGGGAGATGAGGCCCGGGGGAATGCTGGTCCAGAAGCGGCGGGTGGATCCCGGGGCGGCGGCGGCGTCGGAGGTGCGGGTTCGGATCTCGTATGGCGCCGCCAAGTACGAGGTCTCCGTCAGCTCCCTCGCCACCTTCGGTAAGCCCACAACACCCACTCTCGCCGGCTTAGCACTCCTTCCGCGGCGGCCTTCTCTAATGGGGCAAACCCTAGCGAATTAATTACGGCAGTTCGTTTCTTCTGGTTGTCTTCTCTGATGAATTGCCAGAATTACCCACGGTTTTCTTGACAATTCTCATCGAGACTGCTGGTTTCCAGTTGCTGGGAATTAGTTTGGCTCTTCTAGTTCTAATTTCATACAATGCTGTTTCCTCGTTCTCCGCAAACAGAAATTGAGCGAAAAAGCTCAAGATTTAGGATGCAAATGTCGCACAGCTGGACTGTGAGAGTCGTGCACTAGCATCATTTTTTTTTGTCCGGGGGCTTGGTTGAGTCTTGAGTGACGTGAAGTATTATATCTTATTGATTATTTTTGTCCAAAATGCGTGGTAATTTGTTAACGTTATTCCAGAAATGCTCTTCCCGACCGTAATATTAAGTAGGTCTTGGTTACCCCTTGCTCGTATATTCTTTTGATCCGACGGTCGAAATCGTCCGTAACTGGTGGGGCGTAATGGCGAAGATGTCGGTTCTTGACCGTAGGTAGACCATTTTCTGAAAGTTCTCCTCCACCGACAACGGTTAATTTGGCGGTTTGGTGCGTGAATCTGGTCACCGCGGTCAAGCACCGGGATGCTGAGGTCCAATGATTTTCGCTTTGGTATGCATGCAGGGGAGGTGAAGAAGCTTCTGACGGCGGAGACGGGGTTGCAGCCGGGGGAGCAGAGGCTGATGTacagagggaaagagaggagagaCGGTGAATACCTGGATCTTTGTGGGGTGAAGAACCTGTCGAAGGTGGTGTTGGTCCAGGATCCGACGAGCCTCGAGAGGAGGTACGTGGAGATGAGGAGGATTGCTGGGATCCAGAGCGCCCAACGTGCCATCTCGGACGTATCTTTCGAGGTCGACAAGTTGGCCGACCAGGTGCGGTGATCTCAACTATGTGATCCCTCGTCAAGTTTTTAGATTACAATTTGTTTATTGGTTTCTAATTTGAATTCATTTATTAATTTAGTTCACTTGATTCTGTGATCTCAATGGGAGGAGCGTATTGAATACTAACACTGTTTAGTTGTGGAAAATGAGACTTCGATTAACTGAGTAAAACTGGAGTAAACTACACTTGTCCTACTTCAACTTGTGGTAAAGTTATCCTGCCTTTCCAGATGAGTTGCCT
Proteins encoded in this region:
- the LOC105059785 gene encoding BAG family molecular chaperone regulator 1 isoform X3, whose translation is MRKTGSDGGSAAGEEEAGREVEWEMRPGGMLVQKRRVDPGAAAASEVRVRISYGAAKYEVSVSSLATFGEVKKLLTAETGLQPGEQRLMYRGKERRDGEYLDLCGVKNLSKVVLVQDPTSLERRYVEMRRIAGIQSAQRAISDVSFEVDKLADQAKRVQKCVETLDVLKISNARLNPVVVTTKWEVFDPPTTTKWEFFD
- the LOC105059785 gene encoding BAG family molecular chaperone regulator 1 isoform X2, with the translated sequence MRKTGSDGGSAAGEEEAGREVEWEMRPGGMLVQKRRVDPGAAAASEVRVRISYGAAKYEVSVSSLATFGEVKKLLTAETGLQPGEQRLMYRGKERRDGEYLDLCGVKNLSKVVLVQDPTSLERRYVEMRRIAGIQSAQRAISDVSFEVDKLADQVTAIEKSISNGNKVAEVQITTLIELLMRQAVKLDCIPMEGDASSQKNLQRLSCYYTEKRKLHIQVTRKLIASDYS
- the LOC105059785 gene encoding BAG family molecular chaperone regulator 1 isoform X1; the protein is MRKTGSDGGSAAGEEEAGREVEWEMRPGGMLVQKRRVDPGAAAASEVRVRISYGAAKYEVSVSSLATFGEVKKLLTAETGLQPGEQRLMYRGKERRDGEYLDLCGVKNLSKVVLVQDPTSLERRYVEMRRIAGIQSAQRAISDVSFEVDKLADQVTAIEKSISNGNKVAEVQITTLIELLMRQAVKLDCIPMEGDASSQKNLQAKRVQKCVETLDVLKISNARLNPVVVTTKWEVFDPPTTTKWEFFD